In Candidatus Nitronauta litoralis, one DNA window encodes the following:
- the rpsQ gene encoding 30S ribosomal protein S17 → MDRRRIMTGTVVSDKMDKTAVVRVDRVYKHTKFKKIIRRSKKYHCHDEANQCKPGDFVEIRETRPLSKLKRWCLVRIIKQAEVIEAPAAGKVAS, encoded by the coding sequence CTGGACCGGCGGCGTATAATGACCGGGACTGTGGTAAGCGACAAGATGGACAAGACTGCGGTGGTTCGTGTGGACCGGGTGTATAAACACACCAAGTTTAAAAAGATCATTCGCCGGTCTAAGAAATACCACTGTCATGATGAGGCCAACCAGTGCAAGCCCGGAGATTTCGTTGAAATTCGCGAAACCCGTCCGCTCAGTAAGCTTAAGCGCTGGTGCCTGGTGCGCATCATCAAGCAGGCGGAAGTGATTGAAGCTCCAGCCGCAGGGAAGGTGGCGTCATGA
- the rplN gene encoding 50S ribosomal protein L14, which yields MIQLRTVMEVADNSGARKVQCIKVLGGSGRRYASVGDIIVVAVKEAEPHSNVKKGEVKKAVIVRTRKELRRTNGSYIKFDSNAAVLVNDAREPVGTRIFGPVARELRAKRFLKILSLAPEVL from the coding sequence ATGATTCAGCTTCGAACGGTGATGGAGGTTGCGGATAACTCCGGGGCGCGGAAGGTGCAATGCATCAAAGTGCTTGGGGGTAGTGGCCGTCGATACGCCTCGGTGGGTGACATCATCGTGGTGGCGGTAAAAGAAGCCGAGCCGCACAGCAATGTTAAAAAGGGCGAAGTGAAAAAAGCGGTGATCGTGAGGACCCGTAAGGAATTGAGACGGACCAACGGTAGTTACATCAAGTTTGATAGTAATGCCGCGGTTTTGGTTAATGATGCGCGTGAGCCGGTTGGAACGCGTATCTTCGGTCCGGTGGCCCGTGAATTGCGCGCCAAGCGATTTCTGAAAATCCTGTCCCTTGCTCCGGAGGTGTTGTGA